A single region of the Salvia miltiorrhiza cultivar Shanhuang (shh) chromosome 8, IMPLAD_Smil_shh, whole genome shotgun sequence genome encodes:
- the LOC130997076 gene encoding uncharacterized protein LOC130997076 isoform X1: protein MVKPKSQSKKSKRGGVDFKKFKRKIGRKLPPPKNATNTEIKSKAIVLPEQSIASERAGLATSKRGLTLKELLQQTSHHNAKSRKDALHGIKDIFLNNPDELKLHKLAVVEKLRERIGDDDESVRETLYQLFKSVIFPGGTKDSQGPFVSLMMLYVFNAMAHLALDVRLMAFKFIDLVVQFHPSSFPFYAEKVLHNYENFLRKNQFLEDKGKLKTILSGLIRCLSLLPCEDRDLSAAKNDIPAPEILHAFEPEIAREPIGLLDFTRQLKDLLPILVGCFHDFMPLMHSASQLDLQSCDCMQFLLQSIEIIVKVLVGGIRGSESDPKILPFCGKPSLTAYNKLLPPMILKKLWDVYPLNLVNLTRKDYRRISMLNTTITKIFLQLKNWENAPSVLFDKVLEFIESSLATKMQLGKVVHEKDLLPLIPYIPKLVMQISGSWRSRILQAFTEVFKNSSPESSMKLACIVAIEEMLAPERSSLYLDESDPTLLYYQINWIQDLPSLLISLDDKSPTCSKAVLRLLLDVGQFASVDSPFSQEFDTLQFRFGDFFCKLVENDICFGPFVRLAGDIKELAICCLYYFSFMDSLLLQSLVSCCLCDDVEPVFIFRIFEVLQSSFRAGHILVADYASFHVTLLSRFRVYPDPAAKCDGKSNWKTFKNVTRIVCSSLSQIGDDNLVLQMLEKIIVDQICSDIPMDNKCAFVRLLLTLDSKPSRLSNQSVVSMSHVLPQYMTSVLSNVREDDQDSMSVVSVKRRQYYLLPSFYLIYGSERLLSLVLNVMGSWVSEASSSVDRSTTISRIASVLLLMYKDTKVCQILQSCKSEMETLLQNMLNLLTCEGPKMTLEGRHNIERAYDQLRAITNNEVAV, encoded by the exons ATGGTGAAACCGAAATCCCAATCGAAGAAATCCAAAAGAGGCGGGGTGGATTTCAAA AAATTTAAGCGGAAAATCGGCCGGAAATTGCCGCCTCCGAAGAATGCTACTAACACCGAAATAAAATCTAAAGCGATAGTTCTTCCGGAGCAAAGTATAGCGTCTGAAAGGGCGGGTTTAGCAACCAGCAAAAGAGGGTTAACACTGAAGGAGCTTCTTCAGCAGACAAGCCATCATAATGCTAAATCTCGTAAAG ATGCACTGCATGGTATCAAAGATATATTCCTTAACAACCCCGATGAGCTGAAGTTACATAAACTTGCTGTTGTGGAAAAACTTCGTGAACGAAttggtgatgatgatgaatcGGTCCGCGAAACACTTTATCAACTTTTTAAGTCAGTAATTTTCCCTGGTGGTACAAAG GACAGCCAAGGACCATTTGTTTCTTTGATGATGTTATATGTTTTTAATGCTATGGCCCACTTAGCACTTGATGTGCGTTTGATGGCTTTCAAATTTATCGACCTTGTTGTCCAGTTCCACCCTTCTTCGTTTCCCTTTTATGCTGAAAAG GTTCTCCATAACTATGAAAATTTCCTACGGAAGAACCAGTTTTTAGAGGACAAGGGCAAATTAAAGACCATTCTATCTGGATTGATTCGCTGCTTATCACTATTGCCATGTGAAGACAGAGACCTCTCAGCAGCTAAAAAT GATATTCCAGCTCCTGAAATTCTTCATGCTTTTGAGCCTGAGATTGCAAGAGAACCAATTG GGCTTCTGGATTTTACCAGGCAATTAAAGGATCTTTTGCCCATTTTAGTTGGTTGTTTCCATGATTTCATGCCATTGATGCATAGCGCCTCCCAATTAGATCTACAATCATGTGATTGTATGCAGTTTTTACTTCAGAGTATAGAAATCATAGTCAAAGTTTTGGTTGGCGGGATTCGTGGAAGTGAATCAGATCCAAAGATTCTTCCATTTTGTGGGAAGCCCAGTTTAACCGCATACAATAAGTTACTACCGCCGATGATATTAAAGAAGTTATGGGACGTCTATCCTCTCAACCTAGTTAATCTTACGCGAAAG GATTATCGGCGAATATCCATGCTGAATACAACAATTACCAAAATATTTTTGCAGTTGAAAAACTGGGAGAATGCTCCCTCTGTTTTGTTCGACAAGGTTTTGGAATTCATCGAAAGCTCACTGGCTACAAAG ATGCAATTGGGCAAAGTGGTCCATGAGAAAGACTTGCTTCCACTTATACCATACATTCCAAAATTAGTAATGCAAATCTCTGGTAGTTGGAGGTCTCGTATCCTTCAG GCTTTTACTGAGGTTTTCAAGAACTCCAGTCCAGAGTCCTCAATGAAATTAGCTTGCATTGTTGCAATCGAAGAAATGCTCGCTCCT GAAAGGAGCTCACTTTACCTTGATGAGAGCGACCCCACTTTGTTATACTATCAGATCAATTGGATACAGGATCTTCCTTCACTGTTGATTTCGTTAGATGACAAAAGCCCCACATGTTCCAAG GCTGTGTTACGACTTCTTTTGGATGTAGGGCAGTTTGCTTCAGTTGACTCTCCATTCTCTCAAGAGTTTGACACTTTGCAGTTTAGATTTGGAGATTTCTTCTGCAAACTAGTTGAGAATG ACATATGCTTTGGTCCCTTCGTAAGGCTTGCAGGAGATATTAAGGAGCTTGCCATTTGTTGCCTTTATTATTTCTCTTTCATGGACTCCCTGCTTCTGCAGTCACTTGTTTCATGTTGCTTAT GTGATGATGTTGAGCCGGTCTTCATTTTCCGTATCTTTGAAGTTCTGCAATCTTCCTTTAGAGCTGGGCATATCCTGGTAGCAGACTATGCAAGTTTCCATGTCACTTTACTCTCACGGTTTCGTGTTTATCCAG ATCCAGCTGCCAAGTGTGATGGGAAATCAAACTGGAAGACATTTAAGAATGTTACTAGAATTGTCTGTTCATCTTTGTCACAGATTGGTGATGATAATCTTGTCTTGCAAATGCTGGAGAAGATAATTGTTGATCAGATT TGTTCAGATATACCTATGGACAATAAGTGCGCCTTTGTCAGATTGCTTCTTACACTTGACTCGAAGCCATCAAGACTTTCGAATCAGAGTGTTGTGAGTATGAGCCATGTTCTTCCACAGTACATGACCAGCGTGTTATCT AATGTTCGGGAAGATGATCAAGATTCAATGTCTGTCGTCAGTGTAAAAAGAAGGCAATATTACTTACTACCTTCCTTTTATCTGATTTATGGGAGCGAACGGTTATTAAGTCTTGTGCTAAATGTGATGGGCTCTTGGGTATCTGAGGCTAGTTCCTCAGTTGATCGTTCGACTACAATATCTCGCATTGCCTCGGTACTTCTTCTCATGTATAAAGATACCAAGGTCTGTCAGATTCTACAGTCATGCAAGAGTGAGATGGAGACTCTGTTACAAAATATGCTCAACTTACTG ACTTGTGAAGGGCCAAAGATGACTTTGGAGGGAAGGCATAACATTGAGAGGGCATACGACCAATTGAGAGCAATCACCAATAATGAAGTGGCGGTATAG
- the LOC130997076 gene encoding uncharacterized protein LOC130997076 isoform X2: protein MVKPKSQSKKSKRGGVDFKKFKRKIGRKLPPPKNATNTEIKSKAIVLPEQSIASERAGLATSKRGLTLKELLQQTSHHNAKSRKDALHGIKDIFLNNPDELKLHKLAVVEKLRERIGDDDESVRETLYQLFKSVIFPGGTKDSQGPFVSLMMLYVFNAMAHLALDVRLMAFKFIDLVVQFHPSSFPFYAEKVLHNYENFLRKNQFLEDKGKLKTILSGLIRCLSLLPCEDRDLSAAKNDIPAPEILHAFEPEIAREPIGLLDFTRQLKDLLPILVGCFHDFMPLMHSASQLDLQSCDCMQFLLQSIEIIVKVLVGGIRGSESDPKILPFCGKPSLTAYNKLLPPMILKKLWDVYPLNLVNLTRKDYRRISMLNTTITKIFLQLKNWENAPSVLFDKVLEFIESSLATKMQLGKVVHEKDLLPLIPYIPKLVMQISGSWRSRILQAFTEVFKNSSPESSMKLACIVAIEEMLAPERSSLYLDESDPTLLYYQINWIQDLPSLLISLDDKSPTCSKAVLRLLLDVGQFASVDSPFSQEFDTLQFRFGDFFCKLVENDICFGPFVRLAGDIKELAICCLYYFSFMDSLLLQSLVSCCLCDDVEPVFIFRIFEVLQSSFRAGHILVADYASFHVTLLSRFRVYPDPAAKCDGKSNWKTFKNVTRIVCSSLSQIGDDNLVLQMLEKIIVDQIIYLWTISAPLSDCFLHLTRSHQDFRIRVL from the exons ATGGTGAAACCGAAATCCCAATCGAAGAAATCCAAAAGAGGCGGGGTGGATTTCAAA AAATTTAAGCGGAAAATCGGCCGGAAATTGCCGCCTCCGAAGAATGCTACTAACACCGAAATAAAATCTAAAGCGATAGTTCTTCCGGAGCAAAGTATAGCGTCTGAAAGGGCGGGTTTAGCAACCAGCAAAAGAGGGTTAACACTGAAGGAGCTTCTTCAGCAGACAAGCCATCATAATGCTAAATCTCGTAAAG ATGCACTGCATGGTATCAAAGATATATTCCTTAACAACCCCGATGAGCTGAAGTTACATAAACTTGCTGTTGTGGAAAAACTTCGTGAACGAAttggtgatgatgatgaatcGGTCCGCGAAACACTTTATCAACTTTTTAAGTCAGTAATTTTCCCTGGTGGTACAAAG GACAGCCAAGGACCATTTGTTTCTTTGATGATGTTATATGTTTTTAATGCTATGGCCCACTTAGCACTTGATGTGCGTTTGATGGCTTTCAAATTTATCGACCTTGTTGTCCAGTTCCACCCTTCTTCGTTTCCCTTTTATGCTGAAAAG GTTCTCCATAACTATGAAAATTTCCTACGGAAGAACCAGTTTTTAGAGGACAAGGGCAAATTAAAGACCATTCTATCTGGATTGATTCGCTGCTTATCACTATTGCCATGTGAAGACAGAGACCTCTCAGCAGCTAAAAAT GATATTCCAGCTCCTGAAATTCTTCATGCTTTTGAGCCTGAGATTGCAAGAGAACCAATTG GGCTTCTGGATTTTACCAGGCAATTAAAGGATCTTTTGCCCATTTTAGTTGGTTGTTTCCATGATTTCATGCCATTGATGCATAGCGCCTCCCAATTAGATCTACAATCATGTGATTGTATGCAGTTTTTACTTCAGAGTATAGAAATCATAGTCAAAGTTTTGGTTGGCGGGATTCGTGGAAGTGAATCAGATCCAAAGATTCTTCCATTTTGTGGGAAGCCCAGTTTAACCGCATACAATAAGTTACTACCGCCGATGATATTAAAGAAGTTATGGGACGTCTATCCTCTCAACCTAGTTAATCTTACGCGAAAG GATTATCGGCGAATATCCATGCTGAATACAACAATTACCAAAATATTTTTGCAGTTGAAAAACTGGGAGAATGCTCCCTCTGTTTTGTTCGACAAGGTTTTGGAATTCATCGAAAGCTCACTGGCTACAAAG ATGCAATTGGGCAAAGTGGTCCATGAGAAAGACTTGCTTCCACTTATACCATACATTCCAAAATTAGTAATGCAAATCTCTGGTAGTTGGAGGTCTCGTATCCTTCAG GCTTTTACTGAGGTTTTCAAGAACTCCAGTCCAGAGTCCTCAATGAAATTAGCTTGCATTGTTGCAATCGAAGAAATGCTCGCTCCT GAAAGGAGCTCACTTTACCTTGATGAGAGCGACCCCACTTTGTTATACTATCAGATCAATTGGATACAGGATCTTCCTTCACTGTTGATTTCGTTAGATGACAAAAGCCCCACATGTTCCAAG GCTGTGTTACGACTTCTTTTGGATGTAGGGCAGTTTGCTTCAGTTGACTCTCCATTCTCTCAAGAGTTTGACACTTTGCAGTTTAGATTTGGAGATTTCTTCTGCAAACTAGTTGAGAATG ACATATGCTTTGGTCCCTTCGTAAGGCTTGCAGGAGATATTAAGGAGCTTGCCATTTGTTGCCTTTATTATTTCTCTTTCATGGACTCCCTGCTTCTGCAGTCACTTGTTTCATGTTGCTTAT GTGATGATGTTGAGCCGGTCTTCATTTTCCGTATCTTTGAAGTTCTGCAATCTTCCTTTAGAGCTGGGCATATCCTGGTAGCAGACTATGCAAGTTTCCATGTCACTTTACTCTCACGGTTTCGTGTTTATCCAG ATCCAGCTGCCAAGTGTGATGGGAAATCAAACTGGAAGACATTTAAGAATGTTACTAGAATTGTCTGTTCATCTTTGTCACAGATTGGTGATGATAATCTTGTCTTGCAAATGCTGGAGAAGATAATTGTTGATCAGATT ATATACCTATGGACAATAAGTGCGCCTTTGTCAGATTGCTTCTTACACTTGACTCGAAGCCATCAAGACTTTCGAATCAGAGTGTTGTGA